TCCATTGATAAGCCAAATTGCTTCCCGTTGCGGCTACGCTTAGTGTTACCGAGCCGCCCAAACACGCCGCTTGGCTTGTGGGTTGTGTGGTAATGTTTGTGTTGGTGCAGTCATTCATTTTTACCCTAATCACACGATTTACGTTCGTAGTAGTAAGGTGATAGGACGTGAATTGACCAACTACCATGAGTTTTTTGGTAGTGGAATTGTACGATAAGCCCATTCCTTGTGCATTTAGACCGATTGGCGTCATAAAACCAAGAGAAGAACTGCCAGGGAAAAATGTATCATCCAAAAGCCCTTCGGCGGTAACGCGTGCCAGTCCATTGCGTATCACCGTATTATATACGGTAAAAGGACCCGTAATAATAATTTTGTCGTCGCTGGTAACAATCGCATTATTGATAAAAGAATTTGTTCCGTGATTAGAGCCTGTGCCTAAAAAAATGTTATTAAAGGTGTCGTCATTAAGGCCATCGGAGGCACGCAAACGTGTAATATATAATTTATCATTAGAGCCATTTACATTATAAAATGAACCTGTAATAATAATTTTGCCAGTGCTTTGTAACGCTATTTTCGTGATATAGTAACTACTTCCAGTTTGAAGTTGTGCCAAAAACGTATTGTCCAAACTGCCGTCTGCGTTGAGGCGTGCTATTTTGCTGTGCGCCACGCCATTGAAAAACTCAAAAAGCCCGCCAATCAATATTTTGCCGTCGGTTTGCTGCGTAATGGTATAAATCGAAGCTCCCGCGCCGATAGGAGCGAAGCTGGTATCTGTACTAAGGTCTGCGTTAAGGCGTGTGATGCGGTTGCGGGTTACGCCATTGAAAGTAGTAAAATTGCCGCCCACCAAATATTTGCCGTCCGTTTGGCGCGTCATCGTATAAACATCGCCGTTGGCCATGGTTTGCATGTTCGTGGCATCGAGTGTACCGTCTGCGTTGAGGCGTATCATGCGCGAAACGGCTACGCCATTGTATTGGGTAAAGAAACCACCAATTAGGATTTTGCCATCTGGCTGCACCAACACACATTTTACTTCGGCGTTTGCGCCTGTCCCGACCGTGAAATTTTGGTCGAGTGTGCCGTCTGCATTGAGCCGCGCCACGCCATTTCGGGCAATGCCGTCGTATTGGGTAAATTTGCCTATAATAATGTATTTGCCGTCGGAAAGCTCGGCAATGGCATTTACTTGTTCGTTGGCCATAGACGTAAACGTGGGGTCTAATGCGCCGTCATTGTTTTGGCCGAAGCTTTTCGTTTGATTGAAAATCAAGACCAGCAGAAGAAAGAGTATGTTTATTCTTTTCATGGTACAAAAATTAAATTCGCTGATGCAAACCTAATCAAGTGCCCCGAAAGCCATTTTTTAACTCTCCCAAAAGTGTTTTTGAGTGTCCCAAATAGGCGTTTTAATTTCCCAGAATGAGGCCTAAAAGCTGTGTTAAGTGGAATATTAAGACCTTGGACAAATAAAAAGGGAAACCTAATGGTCTCCCTTTTTATTTCAGTCGTATAACTAATTCTTCAATTCTTGGAAATAACGGTTCGTTTCTTGTTTGTAGAATGGCGTAACCGCTGGCGAAATAGTTTTGAGTAACTCCACTTGCTTTTCCTTTTGCTTGAGATATTGCTCAAACGATGGCGGAATTTGACGTGTGAGTTCTTTGCCCGTTCTGGATTCGCGTTTTGGGTCTTGTTCGCGTTGGCGCATGGCATTTTCGGCCTCCAGAAGTCGCGTCAAAATTTCGCGTTGGCGGTTGATGGTTTCTTGCGTAATGCGTTTGTTCACCAAATCTTGTTCGGTTTTTTCCATCTCTTTTTTCAACTCGCTGAGTTTGTTGCCAGCCTTTTGGCCGCCTTCTTTCTCGCCGCCTTCACCGCCATTTTCTCCACCACCAGACATTTTTTCCATTTCCTGCAAGGCTTTGCGCAAGGCTTCTTGCTCGGAGGCTAATTTGGCCAACTCTTCCGAAAGCTCGCGGCCACTTTTTCCGCTTTTCTTGAGGCCTTCAATGCGCTGATTAAGTTGTTTTTGTAACTCACTCATGCCGCCTGCGCCGCCTTTTTGCTTGCCTTTCTTTTTGCCTTTGCCGCTGCCCGGTTTGGACTGCGCCATTTGCTCTTGCATTTGTTTGAGCACGTCGTTGAGCAATAGAGCCAAATTGTTCATAGACGTCATGGCCAACTGCTGTTTGCCTGCGGCCACGCCTTGTCTGCGTTGGCGAATGGCTTCCACGCTTTCTTCCATGTTGCCTTTCATTTCGCCGACTTCGCGCGTTACGAACGACTGAATTTGGAACACTCTCTTAGCCAATGCGTTAAGACTATCTTCGATTACTACGGCATCGTCTTTGAGTTTGAGTTGCTGCTGCGACAGCGTGATATAACGCGGGTCGAGTTGGTTTACTTGCCTAAACTCTTTCATCAAATCTTCTTGGTCAAAAGACAGCGTAATGAGGTTTTCGAGAATGTTACGTAAATCTTCCATGTTTTCCTCGTTTTCTTGGCTCTCTTGGCTTTCCATCGAGGCTTGCAAAGACTTGCTCATTTTCTTCATTTCCTTTGCCGCATTTTTTTGCGATTTGGCTGCCTTGCTGTTTTGCTTTTGGTTGAGCTGCTCCGAGCTATTTTCTTGCTCACTATCAACGTTTTGTTGTTCGTTTTCGGTGTCGGGCATTTCCGATGGGTCTTCCATTCCCTTGTTCAACTCCTCTAAGGCCTTGAGGTCTTCTTTTAGTTCCTCAAACATTTTGTTAAGCTCCTCTTGCTCTTTTTTGAGTTCTTCTTGTGCGGCCTCGTTGCCTTTTTTGTCCTGCTGTTGCTCGGTTTTTTCGGCCAATTTTTCTTGTTTTTCGGCCAACTCGTCGAGCTTCTTCACGCTTTGTTCCATTTTTTGCTCAAATTGTAGCTTTTTGAACAATTCTAAGGCGCGGTCAAGCTCTTTACTCAAATTTTTCTCTTGCTTGTCTATTTTTTCAAGCGTGTTTTGGAGTTGTTCGGGCGAAGTTTTTTCTTCCAAAAGTTTTTGGAGTTCCTCGTATAACTTTTTGGTTTTGTCGTCCAAAAGTTCGTTCATGAGCTTTTGCAGGTTTTCATATTTTTCTTTGATGTCCTGCGACTGCTGCCCAAAACGCTCTTGTTTTTCTTTGTTCAAATCGTTTTCCTTTTGCATCTGCTCGATTTGTTTTTGCAAATCTTCTTTCTTTTTGAGCAGTTCTTCAATGGCTTTTTTGTCTTGCCACGAAAGCGTTTTCTTTCCTCTGAGGCGGTCTTTTACTTTTTGCAATTCTTTACGCAACTCATTGGCTTTGTTGGTGTTGGCGTCTAAGGCTTTTTCGGTTTTTTCTGCCGAAGCGTCCATTTCTTTTTCAAAATCTTGTGCCGAAGGCATTTGGAATTGATAGCTACGCGAGCGCGAACTTTTCGCACCGCTTACGCCGTCGTTGTCCCAAACCGTTACGAAATATTCCAGACTTTCGTTTGGTTTTAGATGCAAACTATCAATGTTCCATTGGTACAAATAACTTTGGCTTGCCTGCCCCGAATTGATGCGAATAGGCACGTGTTTTTCCTTTTGTCGAAGGTGGCCTTTGCTGTCGGTTACTTTGTAAGTGAGTTGCAGGCGCGTGAGTCCGTAGTCGTCGCTGATGTTGCCGCCCAACACCATAAAATTGAACAATGCCGTGTCGCGGTACTGCTCCAGCGTAATTTGTGGGTGCAAATCGGGGATTACGTCCACGCGGTATTTGATGTTTTCTTTGTTGGCGGCCTGCTTGTTTTTGAGCTTAATTTCGTAGTCGGTGGAGCGTACAAATTTGCGTGAAGCCTTGAAATGATTGTCGCTTTCGGGTTCGGCGGCCAGCATTTGGCCACCAGCCACCACGTACAAACTGTCGGTTGCGATGCCTTCAAAATCCCAACGCACAAGCGTACCCGCAGGCACAGTGAAATTGCCGACATTGCTCAAATTTTCGTTGCGTTTGTGCAAATATGCAGGATATTCGAGGCGTGCGTTAAAGCCTGTCAGGTTCGGGCGGCTGATGAGTTCTAAATCGTATTCGGCGGAGTTAAAGCCTGCCGCTTCAAACGAAAAACCAACGGGTTTTTGAATATTTTTGAGGGTAAATGTATAATCGCCGTTGGCCTGAAGCTCCATTTTTTGCTTGCGGTTGCCGTCGAGTTGCAAATAGACTTGTGCTGGCAAGGCTTGCCCCGCAATGCGTAGTTTGATGTCGTAATCTTCTCCCTGATAGGCTTTTAGGTCGCTATTTTGCAACACAAAATCGAAAGGAGCTTTGGGTAAATACGTTTCCTGATAACGCCAAATGCGCGTAGTGCTTTCGGTGAAAAGCTGCGGAACAAAAAGTAATATAAGTATGATTATTCCGATAGGCGGCACGGCGTAGCGCAAATATTTGCGGTTTTCGCCGAAGTTGATGGCTTGCGTGAACGGAACGACCGAAAGTTCTTGCGTTTTTTGGGCAATGCTGGCCTGCAACAAAGAGTTTTCGGCTACGGTCATTTGGCTCAACTGCAAGGTATTGAGTAGCTTATCTTTTATTTCTGGGAAAAATTGACCAATTTGCTGGGCGGCTTGCTCGTCGGAAAGTGCTTTGTTGAGGTTGAGCAATCGCGCCACAGGAATCAGTATCCAGCGCACAAATACAAATGCCAATACACCCCAAAACGAGAAAAACAAAGTAGTGCGGACACCTTTGCCAAAATTGCCGTAATATTCCAATACGTTTACCAGCAAATACGCCGCGGCCAGCAGCCCAACGCCAAGCAACGCGCCTTTGAGTAGCTGATTTTGGTAATATTTTTTCTTGTAGGCTTTGAGTTGTATTAAAATATTTTCTATCATGGAACTGATTTAAGAAGGAAATGTTCGGTTACAAAACGCAATTTCTTTTATAAAAATCTCCCCAAAGTACGTTTTTATTCCAAAAACTTAAAAAAATAATGTGCAAACGGCACGCTAAGGAGCAGCAGCGGCACGGCACACGGACTAAAAAACGATAGTGTAGGGGCTTGTTGCAAACCAATTGTTATTTTGCAACATCAACGTAATTTTGTAGGTGGCGAAAGGCGTTTGGCCTTCGTCTTGTTTTAGTTAAAATATTATGGCTCAGAAAGAAAAAGTCGAAAAATTTGTTAATATCAAAAATAAACGTGCTTCGTTTGAATATCATTTCTTAGAAACTTTTGTGGCGGGAATGGTGCTGCGCGGAACGGAAATCAAGTCGATTCGCCAATCCAAAGTACAAATGCAAGACGCGTTTTGTACGTTTAAAGGCACGGAATTGTTTGTGGTGAATATGCACATTTCCACGTACACGGAAGGCACATACAACAACCACCAACCCAAAACCGACCGCAAACTTTTGCTCAAAGGCAAAGAATTGAAAAAATTGTTGGACAAGTCGCAGGACAACGGCGTTACGATTATTCCCGTGCGTATGTTCATCAACGACAGGGGTTTTGCGAAGTTGGAAATTGCTTTGGCGCGTGGTAAAAAACTCTACGACAAACGCGAAGACATCAAAGACCGCGACATCAAGCGCGAAATGCAACGCGTTGATTATTAGTGTTATAAATAATCTTTTCAGATGAAAAAAAAACTAATTCGTTTTGATTGGGCAGTCAAAAAACTACTTCGCAACAAAGCTAATTTTGGTGTGCTGGAAGGTTTTTTGAGTGAGTTACTTTTTGAGGATATTCGCATCGAGCGGATTTTGGAAAGCGAAAGCAACCAAGAGGCCGAAGACGACAAGTTTAATCGGGTGGATATTCTTACGCAAAATGCTAAAAATGAACTCATTATTGTAGAAATACAGAATACTTACGAAATAGATTTTTTTCAAAGAATGGCTTATGGCGCGTCCAAAATTCTGACGGAAAATTTGCGTTTGGGGCAGCCATACGCCGAGATTAAGAAAATAATTTCGGTCAATATCGTTTATTTCGATTTGGGGCAAGGGCAAGACTACATTTACAAAGGTGTTACCAATTTTTATGGCCTGCATAGGCACGACACTTTGGGACTTTCGGAACGACAAAAAACGGCTTTTCAGAAAGAAAATGTGGCGGATATTTTCCCCGAATTTTATGTGCTTAAGGTGAATAATTTTGACGATGTGGCCAAAGACACGCTCGACGAATGGATTTATTTCTTGAAAAATAGCGAAGTGAAAGACGAGTTTAAGGCCAAAGGTTTGCGGCAAGCAGGAGAGGTGTTGGATTTTATGCGCCTGCCTGCCGACGACCAATATGGCTATAACCGATACTTGGATTATTTGCATTATAAGGCCAGTGAAATATTGTCGCTAAAATCTGATGCAGAATTTCAGCAGAAGCGAATGATTGCCGAAAATTTAATCAAAAAAGGACTTGATAATGAATTTGTTGCAGAAGTAACAGGACTTACACCCAATCAGGTGGAGCAGTTGCGAAACAAGTAGTTTTCGGTCGTTTTTACCAAAATACAAATTGTAATTATTTATGGATATGCGCTACAAATGTAAAGCGTATTAACACAGCAAAATATGCCATTAGATAGAACCCAAGCTCCTGCCATAGAGCCAATTACGCATTTTGATATGCCGCACGCGCAGTGCCATCGCCTGCACAACGGCGCAAACCTTTACACGCTCAACGCGGGCAAACAAGAAGTAGTAGGTTTGGAAATTTTCTTTAATAGCGGCACGGTGAATCAGCCAGCCAACGGCGTTTCGTTTTTTATGGCCAAAATGCTGGCCGAAGGTACGAAAGCCCACACTTCCAAGCAGATAACCGAGCAAATCGCGCAATATGGCGCATTTATGGAAGTGCAAACTGGCGCGGAACGCACGTTTTTATCGGTTTATACGCTGCCGAAGTTTTTGCCGAATTTGTTGCCGCTTATCGCCGAGATTGTTACGCAAGCCTCGTTCCCTGAAGAAGAACTGGAAAACCTCAAAAATATTAGCCTGCAACAGCACCGCGTTAATTTGGAAAAAACGGCGTATTTGGCGGGTGTGCAGTTCAAAAAAGAAATTTTTGGGGCAAATCACCCTTTGAGCGTGGCACTTTCGGAAGAAGTAATCATGGCGCAAAACAGCGAACAATTGCGTAATTATTACGCTCAAACCGTTGCTGTACAGCCTTTTGAAGTGATGTTGTCGGGGCATTATCCTGACAGTTTGCTCAAAGCCATAGATCAGACTTTGGGACAAATCACGTTTGGCGTACCTGCCCAAAAATTAGTGGCCGCACCTGCGGAAACGGCACATAAACAACGTTTTTTCTTACCCAAAGAAGGTAGCGTACAAGCGTCGGTGCGCGTGGGGCGTGCGATGGTGAGCCGCAAACACCCTGATTATTTGGGACTAAAATTGCTCAACGAAATTTTTGGCGGCTACTTCGGTTCTCGCCTGATGAAAAATATCCGAGAAGAAAAAGGCTATACTTACGGGATTCATTCGTCGGTTGTGCCGACGTTTAACAGCGGCTACATGGTAATCGGTACGGACGTGAACAAAAACGTAGCTGATGCTACGATTGAGGAAATTTATAAAGAAATGGAAATTTTGCGCACGGAACTTGTACCAACCGACGAGTTGGATACGGTGCGTAATTATATGTTGGGCAGCTTTGCCAACTCCATCAACACGCCTTTTGCACTGGCCGAACGCTTCAAAACGGTACATTTCGACGGGCTGAAATACGACTACTATAACCAGTATATTGATGCCATACGCAACACTACAGCAGAGCAGTTGCAGCGTTTGGCGCAGCAGTATTATGATCCTGCGCACATGACCGAAGTCGTGGTGGGTGGCCTGTAAAAATGCGATTGTTTTATAAAAAAAGCCTGCATCCGAGAGGGTGCAGGCTTTTTTTAGGTAAATTTAATTAAATATTACTTTAGTATTAAATATTATTTTTTATATAGAATATTTGTTAAAATAAAGGCACTCTTGTGCTTTTTATATCTAAAATAAGAGTAATTCGGATTTTTTTTGAGAAAATTGTGAGCTGTGTTTTCGAAATAAAATTTTGTATATGGCTGTATTTTTGGTTTAAATATTTTGTATGTATTCTTAATATGGATATTTTATCCAAAATAAATTAAAAAAATCAAAAAATCAATAAAGGTTAGATATATCGAAAAAATTAGTCGAAAAAATAAGTATGTTAATCGAAGTAAAATGCGTGTTTGAGGGTAAAACTTGCGTTATGATGTTTTAATTATTAGAATTGTATGGAATATAGTGGTAGTATATCTACTATTTATAAGTCCTTATTTTTTCAATTATTAACCGTTTATTAACAAATGAATTATCTGTACAAACCTCAAAAATGGCTTACGCGCGCGCTCGGTGTAGTGGCGGTGCTGGCCTCTGTGGTACTGTCTCCGACCCGAACGTGGGGGCAAGTAAGTGGTTATAGTTTTGCCGCTTCAGCAGGTACGTTTACGCCGATTAGTGGCGGTACAAATGTTACTACCTCTACCTCTGCTGCTGACTTTTTAGGTGATTTCAAAACATCTACGTCTATTCCGATTGGCTTTACGTTTACGTTTAATGGTGTAAACTATACGAATGTGATAGCAGCGTCTGATGGATTTGTTTCATTCAATACTTCGGCTACTACTACTAGTACTAATAATTTGGCAACAACAACAGGTCGCCGCCCTCTTTTAGCTCCTTTATGGGATGATTTGGATGGGGCAAGTGGTACTGGGTCTGCTAAATATATTACTACTGGAACGGCAGGCTCTCAAGTATTTACTATTGAATATTTGAATTGGCAATGGAACTATAATGCAACAGGTTCTACGATTTCTTTTCAAGTAAAGTTGTATGAGGGGACAAATAAAATAGAGTTTATTTACCAGCAAGAGTCTGGAGCTGTTAGCTCAGGAACTGCTTCCATCGGTATAGCAGGTGCTACTACTGGATCAGGTACTTATTTGTCGCTTAATGGTTCAGGTACAGCTCCTACGGTAAGTTCTACAGTAGAAACGGCCAATATTTCTGCCAAACCAGCTACTGGTCAAATATATGCATTTACACCTCCGAGCTGTGTTGCTCCTGCGAGCGTGGCAATGTCTGCGGTAGCAGTTACGACGGCTACGGCTACATGGCCTGCGGCTTCTCCTGCACCTTCTAACGGCTATAAATGGGAAGTACGTACAAGTGGGGCAGCAGGAAGTGGTGTTACGGGCTTAGTGTCGAGTGGTACGACGGCTGCGGGTGTGCTTACAACCAACCTTACAGGTTTGACTCCTGGTTCTGCCCACTATTTTTATGTAAGTTCGGATTGCGGAGGCAGTGGTACAAGTGTTTGGACTGCTTCATCATCGTTTACTCCTTCTTGTAATCTACCAACATCTCTTGCGGTATCTTCGATTACTACCTCTTCTGCGTCGTTGGCTTGGACAGCTTCTACTTCTAACCCTACGGGTGGTTATGAATGGGAAATTGTGCCAAGTACTCTTTCTGCAGGTACTGGCAACGATGTTACGCATGGCATGACTTCGGCTGGTGTAGTAACGGCTTCAGCTTCGGGTTTGGCGGCTAACACAAGTTATAAACTTTGGGTGCGCTCTTATTGTGGCAGCGGTATCTATAGCAACTGGGCCTCCTCTTCTACATTTACGACATTGTGCAACCCAGAAAATGCACCAACAGTCTTACAAACGTTTGATACTTATCCTGCCTCTTGCTGGACATCAGCCACAGGAACGTTAGCGGCCTCTTCTACATTGAGCGGAACATCAACGGCATGGGTTTCAGGTGATTTTGCCAACGTAGCAGGAAATAAAGGCTTCAGAATAAATCTGTATGGCACTAAAAACGATTGGGTATTGTCTCAAAAAGTAAATTTGGGGGCTACACCTGGCGTTTATCGCTTGAAATATAAAATTGCAGTAACTAGCTATCTAGGTACTACAGCCCAATCTACATTGGGAACTCATAAAGTAGATTTGGTAATTTCTACTGATGGTGGTACTACATGGTCTAACGCCAATATCTTAAAAACATATACGGGGGCAGGGTCTTATAGCAATACGGGACAAACAGAAACGGTGGCATTAAGCAGCTATTCGGGTTTAGTACGTTTTGCATTTGTGGCTACGACATCCAGTACATCTCCTGATATAGATTTTCACGTAGACGATTTTGTGGTAGAAACAGCCCCAAGCTGCATAGAGCCAACAGCGTTAACGGTATCATCATTTACAAATAACTCTGCGTCATTGTCTTGGACGGCTTCTACTTCTGCACCAACAGGTGGATATGAATGGGAAGTGCGCACAAGTGGAGCAGGAGGAAGTGGCTCTACAGGATTAGCGGCAAGCGGTACAACGGCAGCAGGTGTGGTTACAGCTTCAGCCTCAGGCCTTACTGCCACAACTACTTATACTGTATATGTTCGTGCCAATTGTGGTGCAGGCAGTTATAGTGCGTGGGTCGCCTCCTCTTCTACATTTACGACATTGTGTAACCCAGAAAATGCACCAACAGCGGTACAAACATTTGATACCTATCCTCCTTCTTGCTGGGCTTCGGCAAAAGGAACGTTAGCAGCCTCTTCTACATTGAGCGGAACATCAACGGCATGGGCTTCAGGTAATTTTGCGAATGTAGCAGGAAATAAAGGCTTCAAAATAAATCTGTATGATACTAAAAATGATTGGGTATTGTCTCAAAACATAAATTTGGGGGCTACACCTGGCGTTTATCGCTTGAAATATAAAATTGCAGTAACTAGCTATGCTGGTACTACAGCCCAATCTACATTGGGAACTCATAAAGTAGATTTAGTGATTTCTACGGATGGTGGAACTACATGGTCTAATGCCAATATCTTAAAAACATATACGGGGGCAGGGTCTTATAGCAACACAGGTCAAACAGAAACGGTGGCATTAAGCAGCTATTCGGGTTTAGTACGTTTTGCATTTGTGGCTACGACATCCAGTACATCTCCTGATATAGATTTTCACGTAGATGATTTTGTGGTAGAAACAGCCCCAAGCTGCGTAGAGCCAACAGCGTTAACGGTATCATCATTTACGAATAATTCTGCGTCATTGTCTTGGACGGCTTCTCCTTCTAACCCTACAGGTGGATATGAATGGGAAGTACGTACAAGTGGAGCAGGAGGAAGTGGAGCTACAGGTTTGGCAGCAAGTGGCACTACTGCGGCAGGTGTGGTTACGGCTTCAGTCTCAGGACTTACTGCCACAACTACTTATACTGTATATGTTCGTGCCAATTGTGGTACAGGCAGTTATAGTGCGTGGGTCGCCTCCTCTTCTACATTTACGACATTGTGTAACCCAGAAAATGCACCAACAGCGGTACAAACGTTTGATACCTATCCTCCTTCTTGCTGGGCTTCGGCAAAAGGAACGTTAGCAGCCTCTTCTACATTGAGCGGAACATCAACGGCATGGGCTTCATCTGATTTTGCGAATGTAGCAGGAAATAAAGGTTTTAAAATAAATCTGTACGGCAATAAAAACGATTGGGTATTGTCTCAATACCTAAATTTGGGGGCTACACCTGGTGCTTATCGCTTGAAATATAAAATTGCAGTAACTAACTATGCAGGAACTACGGTTCAATCCACATTGGGAACTCATAAAGTAGATTTGGTAATTTCTACTGATGGTGGTACTACATGGTCTAACGCCAATATCTTAAAAACATATACGGGGGCAGGGTCTTATAGCAATACGGGACAAACAGAAACGGTGGCATTAAGCAGCTATTCGGGTTTGGTACGTTTTGCATTTGTGGCTACGACATCCAGTACATCTCTTGATATAGATTTTCACGTAGATGATTTTGTGGTAGAAACAACCCCTTCTTGCGTAGAGCCAGTAAGCTTGATTGTTCCTTCTTTTACAAGCGGCACAGCTTCATTGAGTTGGACGGCTTCTACTTCTGCACCAACAGGTGGATATGAATGGGAAGTGCGCACAAGTGGAGCCGCAGGAAGTGGCTCTACAGGATTAGCGGCAAGTGGTACTACAGCGGCAGGTGTGGTTGCTGCTTCAGTTACGGGTTTGCTACCAACAACTACTTATACGGCATACGTTCGTGCCAATTGTGGTGTAAGTGGTACAAGTACTTGGGTGGCATCAATACCGTTTACAACACCTTGTGTGTCTTTAAACCTACCATACACACAAGATTTTGAATCTGCAACAGTTCCTGCAATGCCAAATTGTACTTCTGTATTTAATGCTGGTAATACTAGTGGTAATAATTGGGTTACTGCATCTGCTCCAGGTAATGGCTTTAACAGTAAAACCTTACAATATTCGTATGATATTGATTATGATGCGAATACATGGTTCTTTACAGAAGGGCTTAATTTAGAAGCGGGAAAAACGTACAAAGTATCCTACAGATATGGTTGTTACAGTGCTTCATATCCCGAGAAGCTAAAAGTATCGTATGGTACTGTGGCTTCGGTTGCAGGAATGACAACGACATTAGCGGACTATCCGAATGTTGTAAATATAACACCAAATATTGATGCCCAAACATTTGTAGCACCATCAACAGGTGTTTATTATGTAGGATTTAATGCCTATTCAATAGCCGATCAATATTATTTGTATGTTGACGACATTGCTGTTGTAGAAGTACCTGCAATAGATATGAGTGCCAATGCATTAGTATCTCCTATAGCTACAGGTTGTTATACTTCTGCTGAAACAGTAACTGTTAAAATTAAAAACGAAGGTACTTCTGTTATTAACTTTGCTACTAACAATGTAACTGTGGCGGTGGCAGTAACCAATCCGTCTGGATCAGTTACTACAATTGCTCCCGTAGTACTTAGTTCTGGCACATTGGTAGCTGGTGCAACGCAAGATGTAGTAGTTTCGACTACTTACGATATGACAGCAGCCGGTACTTACACTTTTAATGCTACAACTGTTATGTCTGGTGATGGCGCAAGCGCAAACAATGCGATTGCCGCCACGACGCGCACAGTAGAAGTAGCACAGGCATATCCATACCAACAAGATTTTGAAGGTAATTTTGATGGATGGGGAGTTGTTGGTGTTCAAGGCTATGTTGCTGTTTCTGTAAATACACCATGCTTGCCTAATAGTGCTATTACTGGACAAGCATATTCTTCGGGATCCAATTTTCAACTAATTGCTCCTAAAATGGGTAATCTT
This genomic window from Flexibacter flexilis DSM 6793 contains:
- the smpB gene encoding SsrA-binding protein SmpB is translated as MAQKEKVEKFVNIKNKRASFEYHFLETFVAGMVLRGTEIKSIRQSKVQMQDAFCTFKGTELFVVNMHISTYTEGTYNNHQPKTDRKLLLKGKELKKLLDKSQDNGVTIIPVRMFINDRGFAKLEIALARGKKLYDKREDIKDRDIKREMQRVDY
- a CDS encoding Rpn family recombination-promoting nuclease/putative transposase — encoded protein: MKKKLIRFDWAVKKLLRNKANFGVLEGFLSELLFEDIRIERILESESNQEAEDDKFNRVDILTQNAKNELIIVEIQNTYEIDFFQRMAYGASKILTENLRLGQPYAEIKKIISVNIVYFDLGQGQDYIYKGVTNFYGLHRHDTLGLSERQKTAFQKENVADIFPEFYVLKVNNFDDVAKDTLDEWIYFLKNSEVKDEFKAKGLRQAGEVLDFMRLPADDQYGYNRYLDYLHYKASEILSLKSDAEFQQKRMIAENLIKKGLDNEFVAEVTGLTPNQVEQLRNK
- a CDS encoding M16 family metallopeptidase, encoding MPLDRTQAPAIEPITHFDMPHAQCHRLHNGANLYTLNAGKQEVVGLEIFFNSGTVNQPANGVSFFMAKMLAEGTKAHTSKQITEQIAQYGAFMEVQTGAERTFLSVYTLPKFLPNLLPLIAEIVTQASFPEEELENLKNISLQQHRVNLEKTAYLAGVQFKKEIFGANHPLSVALSEEVIMAQNSEQLRNYYAQTVAVQPFEVMLSGHYPDSLLKAIDQTLGQITFGVPAQKLVAAPAETAHKQRFFLPKEGSVQASVRVGRAMVSRKHPDYLGLKLLNEIFGGYFGSRLMKNIREEKGYTYGIHSSVVPTFNSGYMVIGTDVNKNVADATIEEIYKEMEILRTELVPTDELDTVRNYMLGSFANSINTPFALAERFKTVHFDGLKYDYYNQYIDAIRNTTAEQLQRLAQQYYDPAHMTEVVVGGL
- a CDS encoding DUF4175 family protein, which encodes MIENILIQLKAYKKKYYQNQLLKGALLGVGLLAAAYLLVNVLEYYGNFGKGVRTTLFFSFWGVLAFVFVRWILIPVARLLNLNKALSDEQAAQQIGQFFPEIKDKLLNTLQLSQMTVAENSLLQASIAQKTQELSVVPFTQAINFGENRKYLRYAVPPIGIIILILLFVPQLFTESTTRIWRYQETYLPKAPFDFVLQNSDLKAYQGEDYDIKLRIAGQALPAQVYLQLDGNRKQKMELQANGDYTFTLKNIQKPVGFSFEAAGFNSAEYDLELISRPNLTGFNARLEYPAYLHKRNENLSNVGNFTVPAGTLVRWDFEGIATDSLYVVAGGQMLAAEPESDNHFKASRKFVRSTDYEIKLKNKQAANKENIKYRVDVIPDLHPQITLEQYRDTALFNFMVLGGNISDDYGLTRLQLTYKVTDSKGHLRQKEKHVPIRINSGQASQSYLYQWNIDSLHLKPNESLEYFVTVWDNDGVSGAKSSRSRSYQFQMPSAQDFEKEMDASAEKTEKALDANTNKANELRKELQKVKDRLRGKKTLSWQDKKAIEELLKKKEDLQKQIEQMQKENDLNKEKQERFGQQSQDIKEKYENLQKLMNELLDDKTKKLYEELQKLLEEKTSPEQLQNTLEKIDKQEKNLSKELDRALELFKKLQFEQKMEQSVKKLDELAEKQEKLAEKTEQQQDKKGNEAAQEELKKEQEELNKMFEELKEDLKALEELNKGMEDPSEMPDTENEQQNVDSEQENSSEQLNQKQNSKAAKSQKNAAKEMKKMSKSLQASMESQESQENEENMEDLRNILENLITLSFDQEDLMKEFRQVNQLDPRYITLSQQQLKLKDDAVVIEDSLNALAKRVFQIQSFVTREVGEMKGNMEESVEAIRQRRQGVAAGKQQLAMTSMNNLALLLNDVLKQMQEQMAQSKPGSGKGKKKGKQKGGAGGMSELQKQLNQRIEGLKKSGKSGRELSEELAKLASEQEALRKALQEMEKMSGGGENGGEGGEKEGGQKAGNKLSELKKEMEKTEQDLVNKRITQETINRQREILTRLLEAENAMRQREQDPKRESRTGKELTRQIPPSFEQYLKQKEKQVELLKTISPAVTPFYKQETNRYFQELKN